The genomic interval GACTGGTCGTAGCCGACCGGAACCTGTTACCGCACAGCGAAACACTCGGTGTGTCGTGGTGTAGGACTCATTGATCTGCGGCCCGCCCGGCGTAGCCTTTACTACGACACGTCGTAGTACGGCAGCAGGGAGGGCCCATGGGCACCGGCAGTGCGGGAATCCGTCCACACCCGATGGGCTCGGTCGCGCCCGGATTCGGTGGGGCGCGGTCATGAACGTCGTGGACGTCTCGCGGTGGCAGTTCGGGATCACCACCGTCTACCACTTCATCTTCGTGCCACTCACGATCGGGCTCGCGCCGCTGGTCGCCGGATTCCAGACGGCGTGGGTGGTCACCGGCCAGGAACGCTGGTACCGGCTGACGAAATTCTTCGGCAAGCTGTTCCTGATCAACTTCGCCCTCGGCGTGGCCACCGGCATCGTGCAGGAATTCCAGTTCGGCATGAACTGGAGCGAGTACTCGCGCTTCGTCGGCGACATCTTCGGCGCGCCACTGGCGTTGGAGGGCCTGGTCGCCTTCTTCATGGAGTCGACGTTCCTCGGGCTGTGGATCTTCGGCTGGACGCGGCTGCCGAAATGGGTGCACCTGGCGACGATCTGGATGGTCGCGATCGGCGTGAACGCCTCGGCGTACTTCATCGTCGCCGCCAACTCCTTCATGCAGCATCCGGTCGGCGCGCACTACAACCCCGAGACCGGCCGCGCCGAACTGCACAGCATCATGGCGGTGCTCACCAACAACACGGCGCTGGCGGCCTTTCCACACGTGGTGGCGGGCGCGTTCATCACCGCGGGCACATTCGTGGCCGGTATCGCCGGATGGTGGATGGTGCGCAATGCCCGCTCGGGCGACGAGCGCAGGATGGCCGAGGCGCGCCGGTTGTGGCGGCCCGCCGGGCTGGTGGGCATGTGGGTGATCGTCGTCGCGGGAATCGCGCTGGTGTACACCGGTGACGTCCAGGGCAAGCTGATGTTCGAGCAGCAGCCGATGAAGATGGCGTCGGCGGAATCGTTGTGCCACACCGCGACCGACCCGGAATTCTCCGTCCTGACCGTCGGCACGCACAACAACTGCGACAGCGTCACGCACGTCATCGAGGTGCCCGGGGTGCTGCCGTGGCTGGCCGAGGGGAAGTTCAGCGGGGTGCGGCTCGAGGGCGTCAAGGACCTCCAGGAGAGCTACAACGAGAAGTTCGGGCCCGGCGACTACCGGCCGAATCTGTTCGTCACCTACTGGTCGTTCCGGGCCATGATCGGCTGGGTGGCCGGTTCGGGAGCCATCGCGCTGCTCGGCTTCTGGATGACCAGGCGCGGGCGAGTCCCGGATCAGCGCTGGTTCTCGTGGTTGAGCCTGCTCGTCATTCCGACGCCGTTCCTGGCCAACAGTTCCGGCTGGGTGTTCACCGAAATGGGGCGTCAGCCCTGGGTGGTCGCGCCCAACCCGACCGGAGACCTGGATATCCGAATGACGGTGCAGCAGGGCGTTTCCGGCAATACCGCGGGGACGGTGCTGTTCTCGCTGATCGTGTTCACGCTGCTGTACGGCGTGCTGGCGGTGGTGTGGTTCTACCTGATGCGCCGCTACGTCGTCACCGGGCCCGAGGAACCGGCCGCCGCGGCCCCCGCCGCGCCGAGCGGGGCCGAGCCCGTCGAGAAGCTGTCGTTCGCCTACTAGGAGCCGATGATGAGTCTGCCCGAATTCTGGTTCTTGCTGATCGGCATCCTGTTCACCGGCTATTTCGTGCTGGAGGGTTTCGACTTCGGGGTCGGCATGCTGATGCCGATCCTCGGCCGCGGCGACGAGACCCGAAAACGCGTCCTGCTCAACACAATCGGACCGGTGTGGGACGGGAACGAAGTGTGGTTGCTGGTCGGTGGCGGCGCCATGTTCGCCGCCTTCCCGGAGTGGTACGCCAGCCTGTTCTCCGGGTTCTACCTGGCGCTGCTGCTGATCCTGGTGGGCCTGATCGCGCGGGCCTGCGCGATCGAGTGGCGTGGCAAGATCGACGATCCGAAGTGGCGGCGGTGGGCCGACGTCGGCATCGGAGCGGGTTCGTGGATACCGGCTTTCGCCTGGGGGCTGGCGTTCGCGAACATGGTGCACGGGGTCCGGCTCAACGCCGACAAGCACATCGAGGGCGGCCTGCTGCCGCTGTTCAACGGCTACGGCCTGCTCGGCGGGCTGACCACTATGCTGCTGTTCCTGCTGCACGGCGTGGTGTTCGTGAGCCTCAAAACCGGCGGGGAGGTCCGGGCGTCGGCGGTGAAACTCGAACGGCTGCTGTGGATTCCGACGGCCGTCGCGGCCGGGGCGTTCGGGTTGTGGACGCAGCTGGCCTACGGCAGGGACTGGACCTGGGCGATGGTCGGGCTGGCGGTGGCGGGCCTGCTGCTGGCCGGGGCGGCCCTGTACCTGGGCAAGGGGAAGGCGCACGGCGCCAAGGCCGACGGCTGGGCGTTCCTCGGCACCGCGGTGACCATCGTGGGGGCGGTGGTGCTGCTGTTCGGTTCGCTGTATCCGAACGTGCTGCCCTCGACCATCGACGCCGCCTACAGCCTGACCGTCGACAACGCCTCGTCGACGCCCTACACGCTGAAGATCATGAGCTGGTGCGCGGTGATCCTGACGCCGATGGTGCTGGTGTACCAGGGGTGGACGTACTGGGTGTTCCGCAAGCGGCTCACCACCGAACAGATTCCGCCGGCGATCGGTCTGCCGGTGGGCGCCTCGAGGAGCTGACCGTGGCCCGACCCGTCGACCCGCGGCTGTGGCGGTACGCCCGCGCGGCGCGTCCGTATCTCCTTGTGAGCGTGGGGCTTTCGCTGGTCATCACCGTCGGCATCGTGGTGGCGGCGCTGGCGCTGGCGCGGGTCCTGGCCGGGGTGATCACCGATCCGGGGCGGCGGACGCTCGGTTCCTGGACGGCCGAGCTGGCGGTGTTCGCGCTCGCGGTCGCCGCTCGCGCGGCGGCGACCTGGTGGCAGGCGCGGCTGGCGCATCGGGCGGGCGCCCAGGTGGTGGCGGAGCTGGAGGGAGCGGTGCTGGCGGCGGCCGCGGAGCTGCCACCGCGCGAATTGGATTCGCGCCGAACCGAACTGGCGGTCGTGGTCGGCAACGGGCTGAGCGGTCTGCGGGCCTACCTGACCGGTTATCTACCCGCGCTGCTGCTCGCGGTGCTGGCGCCGCCGATCGTGCTCGCGGTGATCGCCATCCACGACCTCACCGCGGGCGCGATCATCCTGGTGACCCTGCCGCTGATCCCACTGTTCATGGTGCTGATCGGGCTGATGACGCAGGGCCGCGCCGCCGCGACGCTGGAGGCGACCACCCGGCTGTCGGACCAGCTGTTGGACCTGTTCGCGGGGATGCCCACCCTGCGGGCGCTGGGGCGGGAAACCGGCACGGCGGCAGCGGGTTCGGGGCGCGATGGTTCCCGGTGTCGTGACGATCGGCCGCTCGCGTCCGGCCCGTCCGGGAACGGTGCGGACGGACTCCGGCGGACGCAGCGGGACCGGGTGCGGGCGCTCGGGGAATCGCTGCACACGCGGACCATGGCGGCGCTGCGGGTCGCCTTCCTGTCGTCGATGGTGCTGGAGTTGCTGGCCACGCTGTGTGTCGCGCTGGTGGCGGTGTCGATCGGGATGCGGCTGGTGTACGGGCATATGAGTCTGTACGCCGGGTTGGTGGGATTGATCCTGGCGCCCGAGGTGTACCTACCGCTACGCGCGGTCGGTGAGCGATTCCATGCCGCGCAGGACGGGATGGCCGCCGCCGCAAAGGCTTTCGCGGTGCTGGAGCCCGCGCGGCAGGGGCCGGAACGGGCCGCGAGACAAGGCGGCTCACCGGGCTTGGTGGCGGGACAGGGCGACCTGCCGGAGCGGGCGGCGGGACAAGGTGACCTACCGGAGTGGGCGGCGGGACGGGGCGGCTTCCCGAAGTGTCGTGGTGTCATAGGGATTCGGGATCTCACCGTGCGCGGGCGGGACGGTGACGCTCCCGACGGCTTGTCGGCGGTGTTGCGGCCCGGCGAGGTCACCGTGCTGACCGGGGCCAACGGCTGCGGTAAATCGACAGTGCTGCAGGCGATCCTGGGATTGATCGAACCCGATCGGGGTACCGTGACCGTCGACGGAATCCCCGTGCCCGAACTGGACCCCGAACGCTGGTGGTCGCAGCTGGCATGGCTGCCGCAGCGGCCGGTGCTGCTACCGGGCACCCTGCGGGAAAACTTGGAGCTGTTCGGGGCTCGCGCCGAAACGCCGTCGGGCGGTCCGGTGCGTGTGCTCGGCGATCTCGAAGCTGCCTGCGCCGCAACGGGATTCGACGCCGTCCTGGAAGAGTTGCCCGAGCGCTGGGACACCGTCGTCGGCACCGGCGGCCTGGGGCTTTCCCTCGGCCAGCGCCAACGCCTGGCCTTGACCCGCGTCCTCGCCTCCGACCGCCCCGTGCTGCTACTGGACGAGCCCACCGCACACCTCGACGCCGCCGCCGAGGCCACGGTCCTGGCGGCCTTGTCCGACCGCGCCCGCGCCGGGGCGACCGTCGTCGTGGTCGCCCACCGCCCCACTCTGCTCGCCGCCGCCGACCGGGTGGTCGAGGTCGCGGCGGCACCCATCGTCGATGCGTTCGACCCGGGCGCGGACCGCGCCGAGCGATCCGGCCGCACCACAGCCGAATCCGATCCGACCGGGAACGCGGCCTCCTGGCCCGAAGGCGGTGGCAGACGCCTGGATGCCGCTTTCGTGCCGGCCCGGAACGGGTCGGTGGACGCGGTCCGCACCGCCGGTGCCGGACCCGAGGATCGGATGCGCCGATGAGGCAGGGGCTCAACGATTTCCGCCGCCTCCGGGAGCTGCTGGAGCTGTCCCGATGGCGTATCGCCGTATCGATCGGGTGGGGCACGCTCGCGCTCGGCAGCGGACTGGCCCTGGCCGCCCTGGCGGCGTGGTTGATCGCCCGCGCCTGGCAGATGCCGCCCGTGCTGGATTTGAGCGTGGCGGTGGTCGCGGTCCGCGCACTGGGCATCGCGCGCGGGCTGTGCCGGTATCTCGAGCGCCTGGCGACCCACGATGTCGCCCTGCGGGCCATGACCACGGCCCGCACCCGCGTGTACTCGGCCCTTGCCGCCGCGGATATCTGGACACTGCGGCGCGGCGGTTCGTCCGCACCGCTCGACAACGATCCGACGCGGCTGCGGCGGGGCGATCTGCTCACCCGGATCGGCACCGACATCGATGATCTCGGTGCGGTCGTGGTGCGGGCGTTCGTGCCGATCGCGGTGGCGGTGGTGTTGTCGACGGCCGCGATCGGACTGCTCGCTACGGTCTCGCTCGCCGCGGCGGGTGTGCTCGCGCTCGCGCTCGCGGTCGCCGGAATCGTGGCGCCGTGGCTGTCCGCGTGGGCCGCACGGGCGGCCGAGACGGCGGTGCGCGCGGACCGCCGGATGTTCACGGCCGCCGCGGTCACCGTGCTCGACCACGCTCCCGAACTGCGCGTCGCCGGACGCCTGAACAGCGCACTCGGCGAGGCTGCCGCCGCCGGACAGCGGGCCGTCGCCGCCGAGGACCGCGCGGCCTCCCGCAGCGCCTGGGCGGCGGCCGCCACCCCGCTGTCGGTCGGGGCCAGCGTCCTCGGCGCGCTGCTCATCGGAATCATGCTGTACGGCAGCGGAACCGGCGCACCCGCCGACCCCCTGCAACCCGCACCCCCGGGCGGCATCACGCCGATGGCCCTGGCCGTCCTGGTACTCCTGCCGTTGTCGGCCTTCGAAGCGGTCGCCGTACTCCCGGCCGCCATCCAGGCCCTCACCCACGGCCGCGCCGCCCTCCACCGCATCACCGCAATCGAACACACCCCGACGTCCAACCGCACCACCGTCGACGCCCCGGCGAGCACGCCGAGACCAACCTCCAGCGACGCAATCGCATCGGGCACCGGCACGGCGAGCGCCCCGACCCCCGGGACGGCATATGCGCCGGTGACCGATCTCCGCAGGGCCGGCCCGGCCGAAAGGCGGCTCAGCGTTGCGATCGAGCCGGAAGGACTCTCTGGCCCGCCGGGAGCGGGCGCGGGTGTATCGAGCGTGGCGCAAGCGAACCCCGCTATGCCGCAACCGGATTCGCGGACAATCCCGCCAGGCCGCAGGATCGCCGTCGTCGGACCGAGTGGGGCGGGGAAGACTACCTTGCTGATGGAGTGGGCGGGCTTGTTCGATACGCCGCGGCCGGGGGTCACGTTCTTCGCCGAGGACGCGCATCTTTTCGGTACCACAGTGCTGGAGAACCTGCGGGTGGCTCGGGGCGATCTGACCGAGGCGGAGGCGGTGGCCGCCGTGCGAGCGGTGGGGCTGGGGGACTGGCTGGACGGCCTGCCCGAGGGGTTGCACACCGAGCTGGTGGGCGGTGCGGCGGCGGTGTCCGGTGGTCAGCGGCGGCGGCTCCTGCTCGCCCGCGCCCTCGTCGCCCCGGCCGACGTGCTGCTGCTGGACGAACCCACCGAGCACCTGGAGGCCGACGCCGGTGCCGACCTCCTGCGCGCACTGCTGGACGAACACAGCGGACTGGTCGCCCCCGACCGCACCGTCGTGGCGGTGACCCACCAACTGCCCCCGGACCACCGCGCCGACACCGTTGTCGAAGTCCACCCCGGCGGCCGGACCACCATGCGTGCCGCCGCGCCCGCGAACTCACTCGGCACGCCTTCGCACACGACGTCGCGCTAACCGTCCGTGAGGGCTGGGAATTCCCTCCGACCAGCGCTTCCGCTGCGCGCGAAAATCCGTTGCCGACCGGCGGGATGCCCACTAGATTCGTTCGTACACGGGAAAGGAGGTGGTTCGAAGAATGAGTATTCGATGGACACGTGAGGTGGCTGTCAGCTAGCGCCACCGCTGCAGACGGATTGTCGTTCGCGCGAGCGCGGAGCTAATCCCAGGCAGCCACCCGACCCCCGAGCCCCTGGTTTGTCCGCCCGGGATCGCGAGAGGACCCCTCCGCGATAGGGTTCGGGGGTCGTTCCATTTCCGGGCCGCCGCGATGGGAGCAGGTCAGCCGATATAGCGCTGGAGGCGGGCCGAGAGCCGGGGCTTCAGCGCGCCGTCGGCCTCCACTCGCTCCTCGACATAGCCGAGGTCACCGCCCTCGACAATGCCGTAGAGGCGCTTCGCGCCACCGACGACCGCGCCGGACTGGCTGCGGATCACCACATCGGTCGCCAGCTCCCAGGAGGACTGGGTGAGCGCCTGGCCGTAGAACAGCTCGACCACACCGGAACTGTGCGTCAGCAGCAGCTCGATGACCTCGTCGTCGCCGTCGATGCCGACCCGCCAGAAGCCGCTCTCCCGCAGATCGGGGCCGGCGTACTTGCCGTCGCTGTCGAGCACCCAGGAACGCGAGTCCCACGCCAGAAAGTCGCCACCGTCGTGCGAGACGATGATCTGCTGGCCGAAGTGATAGTCGCCGCGCTCGGGATCGTTGCCCTCACCCTCGCCGCGCCACACACCGACCAGCGGTAGCAGCGCGAGCATGGACGAACTCAGATCCGGGCCCTCGCGCAGGTTCGCGGTGTCCTCCGGCAGCGGCAAACCGGACAGCTGCGGGATATTGCGAACGGCCGTCGACTTCGCACGCTCGGCGGCATCTGCGACCGCCTGGTCGCCACTGCGGCGCGCATCGCCGGACGGCGCCTCGTGCGCCGCACCGTTCGCTGCTGTTGCTTTGTCGACGTTCTCGCGCGCCGACTCTGTCACGACTCGGTGAACAGCCGGTAGAGGACGTACAGACCGAACCACGCGATCAGCACGGAGACGAGGACCAGCAGAATCTCGAAGGCAAGGACCACGATTCGAAGTCTAACGACCCCGCGACCCGGAGACGACAACGGCCCCGGGATTTCGAACCCCGGGGCCGTCGGCGGACTTGTCGCGAACGCGCCTACTTGGCGACCTTGACGTCCACGCTGTGGATGCCCGCGCCCTCCGGCTGCACCGCCGCCGAGCCGTTGCCGGCCGACGACAGCGCGCGGATGGTCCAGTTGCCCGGTGCGGCGAAGAACCGGAAATCGCCGGTGCCGGAGGCGACCACCTCGGCGGTGAATTCGTCACTGGAGTCCAGCAACCGGACGAACGCGCCACCCACGGGGTTGCCGTCGGCGTCGAGAACGCGTCCGGTCAGGACGGTTTCCTTCTCGGTGTCCACGTTGGCCGGCAGAGCCTGGCCCTGGGTAGGTGCTGCGCACATATCTATGCTCCCAACTCGATCGGTGCACCGACGAGGGAGCCGTACTCGGTCCAGCTCCCGTCGTAGTTCTTGACGTTCTTGTGGCCCAGCAGCTCCTGCAGCACGAACCAGGTGTGCGAGGAGCGCTCGCCGATGCGGCAGTAGGCGATGGTCTCCTTCTCGCCGTCGAGGCCCGCCTCCTTGTAGAGGGCGTCGAGTTCCTCGTTCGACTTGAAGGTGCCGTCCTCGTTCGCGGCCTTGGACCACGGGACGTTGATGGCGCCGGGGATGTGGCCCGGCCGCTGGCTCTGCTCCTGCGGCAGGTGCGCCGGCGCCAGGATCTTGCCGGAGAACTCGTCGGGCGAGCGCACGTCGACCAGGTTCTTGTTGCCGATCGCCGCGATGGCGTCGTCGCGGAAGGCGCGGATGGACAGGTCCTGCTCGCCGGCCTTGTAGGTGGTGGCCGGGCGGTTCACGGCTTCCTTCGACAGCGGGCGGCCGTCGAGTTCCCACTTCTTGCGGCCGCCGTCGAGCAGCTTGACGTTCTGGTGGCCGTACAGCTTGAAGTACCAGTACGCGTAGGCCGCGAACCAGTTGTTGTTGCCGCCGTAGAGCACCACGGTGTCGTCGTTGCCGATGCCGCGCGCCGACAGCAGGTCGGAGAACTGCTCCCGGTTGACGAAGTCACGCCGAACCGGATCCTGCAGGTCCTTCTTCCAGTCGAGCTTCACGGCATTCTCGATGTGGCCCGTGTCGTAGGCGGAAGTGTCCTCGTCGACCTCGACGATGACGACGCCGGCGGCGTTGAGGTTCTCTTCGACCCAGTCTGCGGAGACCAGGACATCGGAGCGAGCCATGTTGTTCCTTTCGATGTGACTTACCGGGCTAGGTGGGGGAATGGGTGGAGGCGGCCGACCGCGGGAGCAGCCGCTGGGCGAAGGGGTAGAGCAGGCAGCCCAGGCACACGCCGAAGGCCGCGTTGAGCAACGCCGCGAACAGCGCGAAACCGGCGAAGATCGCGCCCGCCACGGTGCTACCCGCGACGAAGCCGACGAAGCCGAGCACCGCGAACACGCCGCCGACCAGCTGCGCGAACCGCAATGGCGGCACCGGCTCGGTCTCCGGCGGCGGGCCGTTGCGCGGCGCGACCAGGGCCGTGTAGATCCGGCCGTACGGGCTGCGCCGGGGGCCGTGGAGGGCGCCCAGCGCGAACACCACCGCCTGCAGCGCGATCAGCACGGCCGCGAGCGGAGTGGAGAACGCGGCGGCGACCAGCACCACCACGAGCACGCCGGTGGTGATCCAGGCCGCGAAGCGGGGACCGCGCACGTCGACGCGTTCGGTCGATAAATCGGTGTCGAAACTGTTGTGGGACATCGGAGGAATCTCCTGCGCTGCATGGTTCATCTGTCAGGTATTTGCCAGATCACCGGGACCACGAAATCCGATCACGCGGTGGGAGAAAACCGGCCGGCGTCAGCGGGCAACGAAGGGCCGACCGGCTACATGCACAGGCAGCAACAACCGCCGAGGCGGCACAGATCGACTGTGCGGCGTCGGGTGAGCATCAGCTCTCGGCGGGTTTGCACGTTCAGCAGTTTACCCGGTTCGGCGCGGGAATTGGACCCGGGGTCCGAAATTCGGGTCGCTAAGCAGCGTCGCGCACGGTCAGCGGGGTGATGGCACTGTGCAGGTCGGTGGCCTTCGGAACGCCGGAGATGCGGAACCGCTCCCGGCCGTCGGCGTCGAAGATGAACGTGGTCGGCAGCGACAGCACGTTGAGTTCTCTGGCCAGCGCGGGCTCGGCGTCGATGTCGACCTCGATGTCCAGCGGCGGCTGCGGCGCCTCGGCGAGATCGGCGACCACGCCCGCCACGACCCGCCGTACCGCGTCGCACGGGCCACACCAGTCGGCGGAGAAATGCAGCACCGCGGGCGCCGAGCCGGTGACGCCGACCGCGGCCAGCAGCCGGTCGCGCTCGGCGGCGGCGTCCGCGTCGGTGGGGGTGTCGGAGGTGGCGCGGACCCGGCCCGCGCGATACCGCAGCAGCAGGCCGACGGCGACCGCGACCACCAGCACGAGTACCAGAATCGTGAGTTCGGTCATGGCCGGGCGAACCTGTTCATGTCGATCGTCATGTTCTCGCCCTCGCCTTCGACGATGATGTTGCCGCCGAGCGCCTCGACCTTGGTCGGCGGCACACCGAACGGCAGGTCCTTGGTATCGATGGTGCGGGTGAAGCGGGCCAGCACCGCCGCCTTGTCCAGCTCCGGGCGCTGGGTCGTGGTGGTGATGGCGGTGGTGTCCGCGGACTTCTCGCGGTACAGGTCGGTGGCGACGATGCGCACCTGATCGCCGTCGAGCAGCAGGTTCACCTTGACGCTGACGCTGACCTTGTCCTTGTCGCTGTCGGTGCCGTCGCTGGTGCTCGTCTCGGAGCCGGCCGGGATGGTGCCGGTGAGGATGTAGGCGCCCTGGGTGGTCGAGCCCGTGCCGCCGGAACCGCCCGTGCCGTCGGACTTGTCGGCCGGCGGCCCGGTCAGCTGCAGGTCCGGAATCTTGAACAGCCGGCCCAGCTCGACCGGCTCGATGCGCATCCGGCCCGCCACCCGATCCACCGGGACCGAGCGCATCCGGCCGTCGATCAGGTCCCCGGCGGGCAGGTGCACGCCGTTGAGCGTGGCCTCGACCAGGATCTCGCCGGGGATGTCGCGGCGGTCGGCGTGGGCCCGGATCTCGACATTGTGATAGTCGCTACGCAGCGCCTGCCCCAGATACGGGAAGCCGTGAATGGTCACCTCGGGGTCGGCGCTGAGCTCGCCCCCGGCGCGCAGCGAGCGCGAGACGCGGTATTCGGAGTAGGCCGCGGCGGTGAAATCGGCGATCACCGCGAGCGCGACCACCAGCACCAATCCGCCGATGACGCGGCGTTTCCGGCCCGCTCCCCGCGCCTTCGCACCGGCCGTGGACCGCGGGGGGAGTTCCTCGCCGGGCCGGCGATCCTGCGGGGCCCGAGCCTCGGGCGTACCCGGTGAGTTACCCATACCCGAACGATATCTGCTGCCGCGCGGCCCGGCCGCACCGTGTGGCCGTCCGGCCACCGACTCGGGTGCACCGGTTGCCTGGAATGCGTGGTCATCGGGCCGGACGCGCTAATGTAGGCACGAATTACCTGTGCGGACGAGCATGAATTCGCGAATGACACCGAGGTTGCCGCGGACATGCCAGATTGGGAGGAGAGCTGGTGGAGCTGCTCCTGCTGACCTCCGACCCGAATCCGGAGTCGGTGCTGCCGTCGTTGGCGTTGTTACCGCACAACGTCCGGCCGGCGCCGACGGAGGTCGCCTCCCTGCTGGAGGCGGGCACCGCGGATGTGGCGTTGGTGGATGCGAGAACCGATCTGGCGGCCGCCCGCGGGCTGTGCCGGTTACTCGGTAGCACCGGATCGTCGGTGCCGGTCGTCGCGGTGCTCACCGAGGGCGGCCTGGTGGCGGTGAACGCCGACTGGGGCCTGGACGACATCCTGCTGCCGGGCACCGGCCCGGCCGAACTGGATGCCCGGTTGCGACTGCTGGTGGCGCGCAACGGCGGTGCGGCCAGCCCCGAGAACTCCGGCAAGATCACCCTCGGCGAGCTGGTGATCGACGAGGGCACCTATACCGCCCGGTTGCGCGGCCGCCCGCTCGATCTCACCTACAAGGAATTCGAGCTGCTCAAGTACCTCGCGCAGCACGCCGGCCGGGTGTTCACCCGCGCTCAGCTGCTGCAGGAGGTCTGGGGGTACGACTTCTTCGGCGGCACCCGCACCGTCGATGTGCATGTGCGGCGGTTGCGCGCCAAACTCGGCAGCGAGTACGAGTCGTTGATCGGCACGGTGCGCAACGTCGGTTACAAGGCCGTGCGCCCGGCCCGCAACAGCGGCAAGGGCGAGCCGACCAGTTTCCCCGATGACACCGACGGCCCCGGCGAGGGTCTCGATGCTTCCGAGGATGCCGTGCCCTGACCCGTGCCTGGGTAGCGCGGCCGCGTGGGCGGCCGACGATGATCGTGTACGTCGCAGTCGACAGGCAGGAGGCGTCGCGTGGCTGATCGCGGCGAGCTGGATTCCGAGCAGGTGGTGGCGGGCTGGACCGATCGGGTCGCGCCCGAGACCGCGCAGCGGATCCGGGGGGTGCTGGAGCGGGCGGCCGCCGCCGACGGGGTCGAGCCCGTCTCCGAACAGGCCGTGTTGTCGCTGACGACCGCGTCCCCGGCCCGGCATCTGCTGGCCGCGCTGGACGGCGAGGTGCTCGGCTACGCGAATCTCGTTCCCGCACATGGCGATCACCCGGCGATGGCCGAGGCGGTGGTGGATCCGCGGCAGCGGGGTCGCGGCATCGGCGCCACCCTGGTCTCGACCGCGCTGGCCGCCGGCGGGCCCGGCGCCCGGGTGTGGGCGCACGGGAATCTGGCGCCCGCGCGGGCCGTGGCGGGACGGCTCGGGCTGACCGTCGCCCGCGAGCTGTGGCAAATGCGCCGCCCGTTGGCAACTCCGGAGTTACCGGAACTCGCCGTCGCACCGGACCTTCTCGTGCGCACCTACGCGGGCCCCGCGGACGACGCCGAGCTGCTGCGGGTGAACAACGCCGCTTTCGACTGGCACCCCGAACAGGGCGGGTGGTCCACCGACGATATCGCCGTGCGCCGCGACTCGCCCTGGTTCGATCCCAAGGGCCTGTTCATCGCGGTCGACCCGGCCGATCCCGGGCGGATGCTCGGCTTTCACTGGACCAAGGTGCACCCCGAGACCGCCGGGCAGCCGCCGGTAGGCGAGGTCTACGTCGTCGCGGTCGACCCGGCCGCACAGGGCCGTGGGCTGGGCCGGTTGCTGACCCTGGCCGGGCTGCACTACCTGCGCGACTGCGGGCTGGACGAGGTGCTGCTCTACACCGAGGCGGACAACACCGCGGCGGTGCACACCTACACCCGGCTGGGCTTCGAGACCGCCCACGTCGACGCCGCCTACGCCGCGCGCTGACAGCCCGCGGGACGCGAGCTCAGTAACACTGCGGCAAATGTCACAGCCGTATCGCGCAATCGCGCCGGGTTGTTCACTCTGCGTTCACTTGCCCAGGTCCAACTGTCAACCGGCCGAACCTAGGTTACTTATGGGCAGCATTCACTGCCTGGTGCGCAAGTTCGGTGCGAACAGCCACCACACGGCACCCGTCCGGTTGTTGAGGGACCGGGCGTGTACTACGCGATTCCCGGAGGAATAGGTGAATCTCAAGCGCAGCAGCGCTCTGCTCGGTGTGCTGGCCGCGGCAGGTGCGTTGACCCTGACGGCCTGCGGCAGTGACGACAACACGACCGAGACCGGCGCGGCCTCGACCGTCAAGGTCGACTGTGGCGGCAAGAAGGCGCTCAAGGCCAGCGGCTCCTCGGCGCAGAAGAACGCCATGGACCGCTTCGTCGCCGCCTACGAGGCCAACTGCGACGGCCACACGCTCGACTACACGTCCAGCGGCTCGGGCGCCGGCGTGAACGAGTTCATCGGCGGCCAGACCGATTTCGGCGGTTCGGATTCCCCGCTGGACGCGAAGAAGGACGAGCCGAACAAGGCCGCCGCCCGCTGCGGCGCCCCGGCGTGGGACCTGCCCACCGTGTTCGGCCCGATCGCCGTCACCTACAACATCGATGGCATCGACGACCTGGTGCTCGACGGCCCGACCGCGGCCAAGATCTTCAACGGCCAGATCACCAAGTGGA from Nocardia wallacei carries:
- a CDS encoding winged helix-turn-helix transcriptional regulator, which translates into the protein MELLLLTSDPNPESVLPSLALLPHNVRPAPTEVASLLEAGTADVALVDARTDLAAARGLCRLLGSTGSSVPVVAVLTEGGLVAVNADWGLDDILLPGTGPAELDARLRLLVARNGGAASPENSGKITLGELVIDEGTYTARLRGRPLDLTYKEFELLKYLAQHAGRVFTRAQLLQEVWGYDFFGGTRTVDVHVRRLRAKLGSEYESLIGTVRNVGYKAVRPARNSGKGEPTSFPDDTDGPGEGLDASEDAVP
- the mshD gene encoding mycothiol synthase, whose amino-acid sequence is MVAGWTDRVAPETAQRIRGVLERAAAADGVEPVSEQAVLSLTTASPARHLLAALDGEVLGYANLVPAHGDHPAMAEAVVDPRQRGRGIGATLVSTALAAGGPGARVWAHGNLAPARAVAGRLGLTVARELWQMRRPLATPELPELAVAPDLLVRTYAGPADDAELLRVNNAAFDWHPEQGGWSTDDIAVRRDSPWFDPKGLFIAVDPADPGRMLGFHWTKVHPETAGQPPVGEVYVVAVDPAAQGRGLGRLLTLAGLHYLRDCGLDEVLLYTEADNTAAVHTYTRLGFETAHVDAAYAAR